CACTGATGGTCGTTTCGATTCTGACGCTTCACTTAATTCTTCTGACGCAAATGTAGCACCATGAATCCCATCGCGTCCTGTACTAGCTCCCACATAGAGAACGGGATTTCCTGTTCCTTTCGCCTGCCCTTTTTGGATATCTTGATGATCGATGAGCCCAACACACATGGCGTTAACTAAAGGATTCCCTTCATAGCAAGGATCGAATTGCACTTCACCACCTACCGTCGGAATGCCAATACAGTTACCGTATCCTGCGATCCCAGACACGACCCCTTCAAATAAATATTTCACACGCGGGTTGTTCAACTCGCCAAATCGAAGGGAGTTTAATAGGGCGACAGGCCGCGCTCCCATTGAAAAAATGTCACGGATGATGCCGCCTACACCAGTTGCGGCCCCTTCATATGGCTCCACAGCTGATGGGTGATTATGACTTTCGATTTTGAAGACGACTGCTTGCCCATCACCAATATCGATAATCCCTGCCCCTTCTCCAGGGCCTTGCAAGACTTTTTCACCGTCTGTAGGGAATTTCTTTAAGAGCACTTTCGAGTTTTTGTAGCTACAATGCTCAGACCACATGACTGAAAAAAGACCGAGTTCCGTATAGTTTGGTTGTCTGCCAAGAATCTCTTCGATCATGTGAAATTCTGAATCACTGACACCCATCTCTTTGTAGATTTTTTCCTCTTTAATCCGTGCTGGTGACGGCTCATGACGTAATGGCATGCTGTTCCCTCCAATGCTTGACAATCGATTGAAAAAGCTTTAAACCGTCTGCTGAACCTAATAGCGCATCAACAGCCCGCTCAGGATGTGGCATCATCCCTAATACATTTCCCTGCTCATTCATGATGCCTGCGATATTAGCCACAGAACCGTTCACGTCTTCTTCATAAGTGAATACAATTTGGTTATTGGCTTTCAGTGAGACCAATGTGTCGTCATCACAATAGTAGTTGCCTTCCCCGTGAGCGACTGGAATCGTAATCGTATCTGTGTCGTGATAACTATTTGTAAAGAGTGACGTTTTGTTTGTAATTTGAAGGCGCGTTTGCTTGCAAATAAAGGATAACTTAGCATTCCGGCGCATAGCACCAGGAAGTAGACCTGCTTCAAGGAGGACTTGGAAGCCGTTACATACCCCTAGTATAGGCACTCCTGCTGCTGCTTTTTCTTCTACTACTTTCATGATTGGCGAAAATCTTGCAATCGCCCCTGAACGCAAGTAATCACCGTATGAGAAGCCGCCTGGAAGTAGAATGGCATCAAAGCCGTCAAGATTTGTTTCATCGTGCCAAACATACGCGACGTCCTCTCCTAATTCATCCTTTATGGCATGAAACATGTCTAAATCACAATTTGACCCAGGGAAGACAATGACTGCGAACTTCATGAAGAGACGACCTCCTCTGCCTCATACGTATAGTCTTCTATAACTGGGTTAGCGAGAAGTTTGTCACACATTTGTTTGACGTAATCATGAAGCGTATCTTCTGTCGCCTCCAAA
The DNA window shown above is from Salipaludibacillus agaradhaerens and carries:
- the purQ gene encoding phosphoribosylformylglycinamidine synthase subunit PurQ; amino-acid sequence: MKFAVIVFPGSNCDLDMFHAIKDELGEDVAYVWHDETNLDGFDAILLPGGFSYGDYLRSGAIARFSPIMKVVEEKAAAGVPILGVCNGFQVLLEAGLLPGAMRRNAKLSFICKQTRLQITNKTSLFTNSYHDTDTITIPVAHGEGNYYCDDDTLVSLKANNQIVFTYEEDVNGSVANIAGIMNEQGNVLGMMPHPERAVDALLGSADGLKLFQSIVKHWREQHAITS